The Amycolatopsis sp. DG1A-15b genome contains the following window.
CGGCTCCGGCGTCCGCTTCTTCGACCACCTCGACGCCACCACCAAGCTGACCGACCCCGAGGTCACCGAGGGCACCGGTGTGACGCACCTGTCCTACCGGATCAAGCGCTGAGGAGCGTGACGTGCAGCGCGGCGAGGCGGGCGGGGTCGGCGATCACCTCATACGCCGCCACCCGCTCGCCTTCGACCGCCACGGCCAACGCGAGCACCAGCCGTCCGCGGGGCGCGACGACGACGCCGACCGCGCCGTCGACCAGGGCCGCTTCGGCGAACCGGGCCCGTTTCCCGAACACCCGGGTCTCCTCGGCCACCGCGCGGGCCCCCCGCGTCTCGAGCGCCGCGCCCACCGGGAGCGCGGCGGCGTCGGCGCGGCGGACGACGTCCGGGGCCAGCACGTCGAGCAGTGAGGAGAGGTCGCCGCCACGGGCCGCGGCCAGGAACGCGTCGACCACCCGGCGGTGCCGGGCCAGGTCGGCCGGGGGCAGCGGGGAAGTACCCCGGATCCGGTGCCGCGCACGGCTCGCCAGCTTCTTCGCCGCCACCGGTGTCCGGTCCAGCACCGGGGCGATCCGGTCGAACGGCACCGCGAAGAGGTCGTGCAGCACGAACGCGATCCGCTCGGCCGGCCCGAGCGCGTCCAGCACGACGAGCAGCGCCCGGCCCACCGCGTCGGCGAGCGCGGCTTCGTCCGCCGGATCGGCGTCGTCCACCGGGTCCGGGAACACCTCGAACGGCTCCTCGCGGCGGGCTTTCCGCGACCGCAGGACGTCGAGGCAGACGCGGGAGACGACCGTCGTCAGCCAGGCCGCCAGGTTGTCGACCGAGTCCACCCGGTTCAGCCGCAACCACGCTTCCTGCACGGCGTCGTCCGCTTCGGCCGCCGAGCCGAGCATCCGGTAGGCCAGCCCGTGCAGCCGGCCGCGTTCGGCCTCGAATTCCGCCGCCAGGTCGTCCATCGGTCACCTTTCACTCGGAGCCACCGTCGCCTCCTCGACGTATCCCCGCGACCGGAGGTGACCGGATGAGCTTGCTGACCCCTGCCGGCCTGGACGGCTGGCGCCTGCCGAACCGGGTCGTCGTGGCGCCGACGACCCGGGCGCGTGTCCCCGGCGGCGTGCCGGGCGACCTCCAGGCCGCCTACTACGCGCAGCGCGCCGGCGCCGGGCTCATCGTCGCCGAAGGCACTTGGGTGAGCGAACGGGCCATCGGCTTCTCGGACGTCCCGGGGATCTACACCGAAGCACAGGTCGACGGGTGGCGGCGGGTCACGGACGTCGTGCACGCGCTCGGCGGCCGGATCGTCGTGCAGCTGTGGCACACCGGAGCCGTTTCGCACCCGGACTTCCTCGGCGGGCCGCCGGCGGGGCCGTCGGCCGTGAACCCGGCCGAGCCGGTGTACCCAGCGTCCGGACGGCGCCGCACCGTCACCCCGCGCGAGATGGACGTGGCCGAAATCCGGGCCACGGTCGCGGATTACGGCACGGCGGCCGAGAAGGCGCACCGCGCCGGGTTCGACGGCGTCGAGATCGCGGCCAACGGCGTGTACCTGCTCGCGCAGTTCCTGCACCCGCGGCTCAACCACCGCACCGACGCCTACGGCGGCTCGCCCGCCGCGCGCCGCAGGTTGCTCGCCGAGGTCGTCGAAGCGGCCGCCGCGCACGGCCGGGTCGGCGTCCGGCTTTCGCCGTGGTGGACCGGCGGGCTGTTCACTGTGGACGAAGCACTCCGCGCCGAGTACGACGAACTGGTCGCCGGCCTCGCCGCGGACTACCTGCACCTCCGGGGTCCCGACACCGGACCGGACTTCGCGGCCTTCGCCCGCTACCGCGAACTGTTCGACGGCCCGCTGATCGTCAACAACGGCTTCGACCGCGAGACGGGCAACGCGGTGATCGAGGCCGGCCTCGCCGACGCGGTTTCCTACGCCCGGCACTTCGTCGCCAACCCGGACCTGGTGACGCGGTTCGCCCTCGGGCTGCCGACCGTGCCGGCCGACCCCGCGACGTACTACGGCGGCGGGGCCGCCGGTTACGTCGAGCAGGCGGCCGCGATGGCGGCGCTGTCCCAGTAGAACGGGCGGACTTCGGTGATGCGGCCACCGGCCACGGTGATCGTCTGGAGGATCGGGAAGGCGAGCTCGCGGCCGGTGGCGCGGGCCCGGGCGCGCACGTTCGTCAGCACGACGAGCGGGGACGTCGTGGCGAGGAACGTCTGGTCCACGAAGTCGAAGGCGGCCCACGTGCGGCTCATCACCGCGAAGAACCGCTGCAGACCGTCGTGGCCGCGCCAGACACCGCCGTACGGCAGGCCCTCGGCCTGGTACAGCACGAAGTCCGGGGCGAAGAACCGCCGCAGCGGGGTGAAGTCGCCGGTGGCGAAGTACTCGGCTTCGGCGGCGTACATGCCTTCGAGAACGGAGACGCTCATGATGATCACCATGGCGCACCGGTGAGCGGGCCACCGGCGGAAACCGGACGTCGCGTCAGGCGTCCGGGCACCACACCGCCAGCTCGCTCCCGCCGGGCTCGCGGAAGTGGAAACGGCGTCCGCCCGGGAAGGCGAACGGTTCCTTCGTCACCACGCCGCCCGCTGCCGTCACCGCCTCGCGGGCCGCCGTCAGATCGTCCGTGCGGATCGTGAGCAGCGGCGCGCTGGTCTGTTCGTCCGCGGCCGATTGGAACCCCAACGTGAGGCCGGCGCCCCGGACGTCGGTGTAGTCCGGGCCGTACGGTGTCACCGCCCAGCCGAACGCGCGCTCGAAGAACTGCCCGGACGCCGCGGCGGACGTGGACGGGAACTCGGCGAAGTCGATTTCGTACATGCCCCCGAAGCTAGCGGCGACCACCGACAAAACCGCGCGAGCGGCCCATCGACAGCCCGCCGAGGACGAGGGCGGCCACGCCGATCACCAGGTCCACGTAGCCCCCGACGATCCCGTAGCCGGTACCGGGCCCGCCCTTCGCGGCGGCCACGACCCACCCGCCGATGACGACGGCGGCCAGTCCGCCGGCCAAGGCCACGACGGCTCCCCGGCCGCGGGCCAGTGCCAGCCCGCCCGCGACCACCCCGGCCACGCCGAAGACGACGGCGATCAAGGACCAGAGCCGTCCCGGGGTCAGGTCGTAGGCACTGACCGCGGCGAGGTGGACGTTCATGAGCAGCTCCTTCTCTCGGGTGTTCCGAGAGCATGTCCGCCGGACTCCTCGCCCGTCGTTGTGCCGGAGCAGACACTTCGCGCTGCCGCGGACACCGCAGGGAACCGGCGCGCTACCACGGGCGCAGTAGCCCGGAAATGCTCTTCGCGCGGGACTTCGCCGCGCGGTCACCCGGTTAGGGTTCAGGGGTGAGCCGCGCGCAGATCCTCGACGGCGTGATCGCCGCCGGCGTCGCGGTGGCCCTGGTGGTCGCCGGGCTGTCCGCAACGCACGCGCCCGCGGACCTCGACGTCCTGGGGTACGCCGCGCTGGCCGCCGGGGGGCTGGCGCTGGCCGCGCGCCGCCGGGCGCCGATCGCCGTGCTGGCCGTGACCGCGGTCTGCGCGCTCGCCTACCAGGTCGCCGGCTTCGAAGTGCCCGTCGTCGCCTACCTCTTCGCCGTGTACGCCGCCGTCCGGGCGGGACACCGGATCGCCGCGGTCGTCGCTTCGGTGCTCATGCTGGCCGCGGTTCCGCTCGCGCTCCTGGCTTCGGGCGTGGCCGGCACCGGTGCGGCGTTCACGCAGTCGCGGGACGTTCTCCAGATCGCGTGGCTGATCGCCGCCGGGGCGGCGGGGGAGGCGCTGCGCCAGGCCGAGCGCCGGGCCGACGAAGCCGAGCGCACCCGCGAGGAAACCGCGCGGCGGCGCGCGGACGAGGAACGGCTGCACATCGCGCGGGAGCTGCACGATTCGCTCACCCACCAGATCTCCGTCATCAAGGTGCAGGCCGAAGTCGCCGTCCACCTGGCCCGCAAGCGCGGCGAAGACGTGCCCGACGCGCTGCTGGCGATCCGCGACGCCGGCCGCGAGGCGGCGCGGGAACTGCGAGCGACCCTGGAGGCGTTGCGCGACGACGACAAGGATCCGCCGCGCGGGCTCGACGACGTCCCGGACCTCGTACGCCGCGCCCGGAGCACCGGTCTCGACGCGCAGCTGACGGTCGAGGGCCCGCGCGACGCCGTGCCGGCCGCGGTCGGCCGGACCGCCTACCGGATCGTCCAGGAGTCGCTGACCAACGTCGCCCGGCACGCCGCCGCGGCCACCGCGTCGGTCCGGATCGACCACCGGCCCGGCACGCTGGTCATCCGGGTGGACGACGACGGCCAGGCCACCGTGGACAGTGCGCCGGGCGTCGGCCTGACCGGGATGCGCGAGCGCGTCACGGCGCTGGGTGGCCGGCTCCAGGCCGGGCCTCGCCGCGAAGGCGGCTTCAGCGTCCAGGCCGAGCTGCCGGTGGACCCCACGTGATCCGCGTCCTGCTGGCCGACGACCAGCCGCTGATCCGCAGCGGGTTCCGTGCGCTCCTCGACGTCGAAGACGACATCGAGGTGGTCGCCGAAGCGGGCGACGGCGGCGAGGCGGTGCGGCTCGCGCTGGCGCACCTGCCGGACATCGCGCTCGTCGACGTCCAGATGCCCGGCGTCGACGGCATCGAGGCGACCCGGCGCATCGCCGCGCACCCGGCGCTGGCCGCGGTGCACGTCGTCATCCTGACCAACTACGGCCTGGACGAGTACGTCTTCGAGGCGCTGCGCGCGGGGGCGGCCGGGTTCCTGGTCAAGGACATCCAGCCGGAGGACTTCCTGCACGCGGTGCGCGTCGCGGCTCGCGGCGACGCGCTGCTGGCGCCGTCGATCACCCGCAAGCTGATCGACCGGTACGTGACCCAGCCGCTCGTCCCCGGCGCGGGGCTGACGGAGCTGACGAACCGGGAACGCGAAGCCGTCATGCTTGTGGCGAGGGGGTTGTCGAACGAGGAGATCGCCGCGCGGATGGTGATCAGTCCGCTGACCGCGAAGACGCACGTCAACCGGGCCATGACGAAGCTGCACGCGCGCGACCGGGCGCAGCTGGTGGTGTTCGCCTACGAATCGGGGCTGGTGGTGCCGCGGTGAGCGAGGTGACGGAAGTGCTGGCCGAGCTCGAGGCCCCCAGGATCGGGGTTCGTCAGGCCGGGCGGCCCGCGCCCGCGTAGTCGTCGCCCTTCGAGTGGTACGTGTGGATCTGGATCGCCTGGCCCTCGGTCGGGGCGTTGATCATCAGGCCGTTGCCGAGGTACAGGCCGACGTGGTGGATGCGCGTTGCCGGGCTGCCGTAGAACACCAGGTCGCCCAGGCGGGGCTCCTGCGCCGGCGGGACCGGCGGGAGCGCGCGGAACTGGCTGTCCGCCGTCCGCGGGAGGGCGACGCCCGCGCTGTCGTACGACGCCTTCGTCAGT
Protein-coding sequences here:
- a CDS encoding sigma-70 family RNA polymerase sigma factor, whose translation is MDDLAAEFEAERGRLHGLAYRMLGSAAEADDAVQEAWLRLNRVDSVDNLAAWLTTVVSRVCLDVLRSRKARREEPFEVFPDPVDDADPADEAALADAVGRALLVVLDALGPAERIAFVLHDLFAVPFDRIAPVLDRTPVAAKKLASRARHRIRGTSPLPPADLARHRRVVDAFLAAARGGDLSSLLDVLAPDVVRRADAAALPVGAALETRGARAVAEETRVFGKRARFAEAALVDGAVGVVVAPRGRLVLALAVAVEGERVAAYEVIADPARLAALHVTLLSA
- a CDS encoding alkene reductase, which codes for MSLLTPAGLDGWRLPNRVVVAPTTRARVPGGVPGDLQAAYYAQRAGAGLIVAEGTWVSERAIGFSDVPGIYTEAQVDGWRRVTDVVHALGGRIVVQLWHTGAVSHPDFLGGPPAGPSAVNPAEPVYPASGRRRTVTPREMDVAEIRATVADYGTAAEKAHRAGFDGVEIAANGVYLLAQFLHPRLNHRTDAYGGSPAARRRLLAEVVEAAAAHGRVGVRLSPWWTGGLFTVDEALRAEYDELVAGLAADYLHLRGPDTGPDFAAFARYRELFDGPLIVNNGFDRETGNAVIEAGLADAVSYARHFVANPDLVTRFALGLPTVPADPATYYGGGAAGYVEQAAAMAALSQ
- a CDS encoding nuclear transport factor 2 family protein; its protein translation is MSVSVLEGMYAAEAEYFATGDFTPLRRFFAPDFVLYQAEGLPYGGVWRGHDGLQRFFAVMSRTWAAFDFVDQTFLATTSPLVVLTNVRARARATGRELAFPILQTITVAGGRITEVRPFYWDSAAIAAACST
- a CDS encoding VOC family protein produces the protein MYEIDFAEFPSTSAAASGQFFERAFGWAVTPYGPDYTDVRGAGLTLGFQSAADEQTSAPLLTIRTDDLTAAREAVTAAGGVVTKEPFAFPGGRRFHFREPGGSELAVWCPDA
- a CDS encoding DUF6223 family protein — encoded protein: MNVHLAAVSAYDLTPGRLWSLIAVVFGVAGVVAGGLALARGRGAVVALAGGLAAVVIGGWVVAAAKGGPGTGYGIVGGYVDLVIGVAALVLGGLSMGRSRGFVGGRR
- a CDS encoding histidine kinase; translated protein: MSRAQILDGVIAAGVAVALVVAGLSATHAPADLDVLGYAALAAGGLALAARRRAPIAVLAVTAVCALAYQVAGFEVPVVAYLFAVYAAVRAGHRIAAVVASVLMLAAVPLALLASGVAGTGAAFTQSRDVLQIAWLIAAGAAGEALRQAERRADEAERTREETARRRADEERLHIARELHDSLTHQISVIKVQAEVAVHLARKRGEDVPDALLAIRDAGREAARELRATLEALRDDDKDPPRGLDDVPDLVRRARSTGLDAQLTVEGPRDAVPAAVGRTAYRIVQESLTNVARHAAAATASVRIDHRPGTLVIRVDDDGQATVDSAPGVGLTGMRERVTALGGRLQAGPRREGGFSVQAELPVDPT
- a CDS encoding response regulator transcription factor → MIRVLLADDQPLIRSGFRALLDVEDDIEVVAEAGDGGEAVRLALAHLPDIALVDVQMPGVDGIEATRRIAAHPALAAVHVVILTNYGLDEYVFEALRAGAAGFLVKDIQPEDFLHAVRVAARGDALLAPSITRKLIDRYVTQPLVPGAGLTELTNREREAVMLVARGLSNEEIAARMVISPLTAKTHVNRAMTKLHARDRAQLVVFAYESGLVVPR